A stretch of the Vigna radiata var. radiata cultivar VC1973A chromosome 7, Vradiata_ver6, whole genome shotgun sequence genome encodes the following:
- the LOC106769141 gene encoding protein NRT1/ PTR FAMILY 6.3 — protein sequence MNSPSETQKKTVIDAWDYRGHPAQRSKTGGWVAAAMILGVEASERLTTMGVAVNLVTYLTGTMHLGSANSANTVTNFMGTSFMLCLFGGFVADTFIGRYLTIAIFAAVQATGVTILTISTIVPSLHPAKCVRSATRRCEPASNMQLLVLYLALYTTSLGIGGLKSSVSGFGTDQFDESDKGEKNQMIKFFNWFVFFISLGTLTAVTVLVYIQDHIGRYWGYGISVCAILVALTVFLSGTRRYRFKKLVGSPLTQIAMVLVAAWRKRHMELPSDASLLFNLDDVADETLRKQKQMLPHSKQFRFLDKAAIKDPKTDGQEITMERKWYLSTLTDVEEVKMVQRMLPVWATTIMFWTIYAQMTTFSVSQATTMDRHIGNSFQIPAASLTVFFVASILLTVPIYDRIIAPIAKKVTKNPQGLTPLQRMGVGLVFSIFAMVAAALTEIKRLRVASAHGLTHKHNAVVPISVFWLVPQFFFVGSGEAFTYIGQLDFFLRECPKGMKTMSTGLFLSTLSLGFFLSSLLVTLVHKATRNSEPWLADNLNEGKLHHFYWLLAVLSGVNLVVYLFCAKGYVYKDKRLAEAGIELEETDTVSHA from the exons ATGAACAGTCCCTCTGAAACACAGAAGAAAACCGTCATAGATGCCTGGGACTACAGAGGTCATCCAGCTCAGAGGTCCAAAACTGGTGGTTGGGTTGCTGCCGCCATGATTTTAG GAGTGGAAGCAAGTGAGAGGTTAACGACAATGGGCGTTGCCGTGAATCTGGTGACATATTTAACTGGTACCATGCATTTGGGCAGTGCTAATTCTGCCAACACGGTCACCAACTTCATGGGAACCTCTTTCATGCTCTGTTTATTCGGTGGTTTTGTAGCTGACACTTTTATCGGCAG ATACCTCACTATTGCCATCTTCGCAGCGGTTCAAGCAACT GGTGTTACAATATTGACAATATCAACCATAGTCCCAAGCCTGCATCCTGCAAAATGTGTAAGATCTGCTACGAGACGTTGCGAGCCCGCAAGCAACATGCAGCTATTGGTGCTCTACCTAGCTCTTTACACCACATCCCTTGGCATTGGTGGGTTGAAATCCAGTGTGTCAGGGTTTGGCACGGATCAGTTCGATGAATCAGACAAAGGGGAGAAAAATCAGATGATAAAATTCTTCAACTGGTTCGTGTTCTTCATAAGTTTGGGGACTCTGACAGCAGTTACCGTTCTGGTGTACATTCAAGATCACATAGGGAGGTATTGGGGTTATGGGATAAGTGTGTGTGCTATTCTGGTGGCACTTACGGTGTTCTTGTCTGGTACAAGGAGGTACCGGTTCAAGAAACTGGTGGGGAGTCCCCTGACGCAGATTGCCATGGTGTTGGTGGCAGCTTGGAGGAAGAGGCACATGGAATTACCCTCTGATGCCTCCTTGTTGTTTAACTTGGATGATGTTGCAGATGAAACTCTCAGAAAGCAGAAGCAGATGTTGCCCCATAGCAAACAGTTCAG GTTCTTGGACAAGGCagcaatcaaggacccaaaaaCAGATGGCCAAGAAATCACCATGGAGAGGAAGTGGTATCTCTCAACCCTAACAGACGTTGAAGAAGTTAAGATGGTACAGAGAATGCTACCCGTGTGGGCCACCACCATCATGTTTTGGACTATCTACGCCCAAATGACTACGTTCTCGGTATCACAGGCAACCACCATGGACCGGCACATCGGAAACTCCTTTCAAATTCCCGCAGCATCACTCACAGTCTTCTTTGTGGCAAGCATTCTCCTTACAGTCCCCATCTACGACCGCATCATTGCTCCCATagccaaaaaagtaacaaaaaaccCACAGGGACTAACCCCTTTGCAACGCATGGGCGTAGGGTTGGTGTTTTCAATCTTTGCCATGGTGGCTGCAGCACTCACTGAAATAAAGCGGCTGAGAGTGGCAAGTGCCCACGGATTAACACACAAACACAATGCTGTGGTTCCCATCAGCGTCTTCTGGTTGGTCCCACAGTTCTTCTTTGTAGGGTCGGGAGAGGCCTTTACATACATAGGGCAGCTAGATTTTTTCCTGAGGGAGTGTCCAAAGGGGATGAAGACTATGAGTACAGGATTGTTCTTGAGCACGTTGTCTTTAGGGTTTTTTCTTAGTTCCTTGTTGGTGACTTTGGTGCACAAGGCCACGCGTAACAGTGAACCATGGCTTGCGGACAACCTTAATGAGGGGAAACTGCACCACTTCTACTGGTTACTGGCTGTTCTGAGTGGTGTGAATTTGGTGGTGTATTTGTTTTGTGCAAAGGGATATGTTTACAAGGACAAGAGGCTCGCAGAAGCAGGCATAGAGTTGGAGGAAACGGACACTGTTTCTCATGCTTAG